The Deinobacterium chartae genome includes a window with the following:
- a CDS encoding transglutaminase TgpA family protein, producing MRASSRSRPAAAGTLPVRPLQALIGALALAFLPYALHLPVWMTLLLGLLLASRVLLARRGLGNLPVPLLLLVAALSAWGLVGEYQTLAGRDGGTALLLILVTLKLHESRTRRDALLLVLLGYFVTAAYFFFSQELFVTVYLLTATLALTAVLAVWQGLARRPLRRAARLLAQAIPLALALFVLFPRPAGPLWTLPVTSPTAAQTGLADQVNPGSFSNLARSDAVAFRVSFEQNRPARQQLYWRGPVFERYSEPGGWRQGPLDLRTPLVQVSEPLVHYTLTLEPNGRPWLLALDAPALIPPRSRITAQFQVITRSSAERRRFDLASATQYQVGRREYRDRLEATLQLPPGGNPRTRALAAQWSALPPAQRVERGLDFLRRGGFAYTLSPPTLPETDPQDAFLFESKLGFCEHYASAFAYLMRAAGVPARVVGGYQGGQWGPDGSYLIVRQSDAHAWTEVWLEGEGWRRVDPTAAVSPARITAGVAEAVIDPASLPGLARGATGLFDRVRLAWDSIENRWNLWVVSYDGAQQEAFLERLGIGAVGGARYLLVALAVLLMVSLPVLWALRRARRIPLDPASRAYARFERRLSRLGVSRHPAEPAGTYAERAARALPQHADVIRRITGRYQQLRYGPAAGRTDLEEFQREVNRLRF from the coding sequence ATGAGGGCTTCTTCCCGCTCGAGGCCAGCCGCAGCCGGGACCCTCCCGGTTCGCCCGCTACAGGCGCTGATCGGCGCGCTCGCCCTGGCCTTCTTGCCTTACGCGCTGCACCTGCCGGTCTGGATGACCCTGCTGCTGGGCCTGCTGCTGGCCTCGAGGGTCCTGCTGGCCCGGCGCGGCCTGGGAAACCTCCCGGTGCCCCTGCTGCTGCTGGTGGCGGCACTGAGTGCCTGGGGACTGGTGGGCGAATACCAGACCCTGGCGGGCCGCGACGGCGGAACCGCGCTGCTGCTCATACTGGTCACCCTCAAGCTGCACGAATCGCGTACCCGCCGCGACGCGCTGCTGCTGGTGCTGCTGGGCTACTTTGTCACCGCCGCGTACTTCTTCTTCTCGCAGGAGCTGTTCGTCACCGTTTACCTGCTGACAGCCACCCTGGCCCTCACCGCCGTGCTGGCGGTGTGGCAGGGCCTGGCGCGCCGTCCGCTGCGGCGTGCCGCGCGGCTGCTTGCGCAGGCCATCCCGCTCGCCCTGGCCCTGTTCGTGCTGTTTCCCCGCCCGGCCGGGCCCCTGTGGACCCTGCCGGTGACCTCTCCGACCGCCGCGCAGACCGGGCTGGCCGATCAGGTCAACCCGGGCAGCTTCAGCAACCTGGCCCGCAGCGACGCGGTCGCCTTCCGGGTGAGTTTCGAGCAGAACCGTCCGGCCCGGCAACAGCTGTACTGGCGCGGCCCGGTCTTCGAACGCTACAGCGAACCGGGCGGCTGGCGGCAGGGGCCGCTCGACCTGCGCACGCCGCTGGTGCAGGTGAGCGAACCGCTGGTGCACTACACCCTGACCCTCGAGCCGAACGGCCGCCCCTGGCTGCTGGCCCTCGACGCTCCGGCCCTCATTCCGCCCCGTTCGCGCATCACCGCGCAGTTTCAGGTGATCACCCGCTCCTCCGCCGAGCGACGGCGCTTCGATCTGGCCTCCGCAACGCAGTACCAGGTCGGACGGCGCGAGTACCGTGACCGCCTCGAGGCCACCTTGCAGTTACCGCCCGGCGGCAATCCGCGCACCCGCGCGCTGGCAGCCCAGTGGAGCGCGTTGCCGCCCGCCCAGCGCGTCGAGCGGGGCCTGGACTTCCTGCGGCGGGGCGGCTTCGCCTATACCCTCTCTCCCCCAACGCTGCCCGAAACCGATCCGCAAGACGCCTTTTTGTTCGAGAGCAAGCTGGGGTTCTGCGAGCACTACGCGAGTGCGTTTGCCTACCTGATGCGCGCCGCCGGCGTTCCGGCGCGGGTGGTGGGCGGCTACCAGGGCGGACAGTGGGGACCGGACGGCAGCTACCTGATCGTGCGTCAGTCGGACGCGCACGCCTGGACCGAGGTGTGGCTCGAGGGCGAAGGCTGGCGGCGGGTGGACCCGACCGCCGCCGTCTCCCCGGCCCGCATCACCGCCGGGGTGGCCGAGGCCGTGATCGATCCGGCCTCGCTGCCCGGGCTGGCACGCGGTGCCACCGGCCTGTTCGACCGCGTCCGGCTGGCCTGGGACAGCATCGAGAACCGCTGGAACCTCTGGGTGGTGTCGTACGACGGCGCGCAGCAGGAAGCCTTCCTCGAGCGGCTCGGCATCGGCGCGGTGGGCGGTGCGCGCTACTTGCTGGTCGCCCTGGCCGTGCTGCTGATGGTCTCGCTGCCGGTGCTGTGGGCGCTCCGGCGCGCGCGGCGCATACCGCTCGACCCGGCCTCGAGGGCTTATGCGCGCTTCGAGCGGCGGCTGAGCCGCCTGGGGGTCTCGCGCCACCCGGCCGAACCCGCCGGAACGTATGCGGAGCGTGCCGCCCGGGCACTTCCGCAGCACGCCGACGTGATCCGGCGCATCACCGGACGCTACCAGCAGCTGCGCTACGGACCGGCCGCCGGGCGAACGGACCTCGAGGAGTTTCAGCGCGAGGTGAACCGCCTGCGTTTCTGA
- a CDS encoding GNAT family N-acetyltransferase, with amino-acid sequence MSEIRIEALDHTPTTRERLAELLIEVVADGGSVSFMHPLDPEKARAFWDEALAAHQRGERVILGAWDGEVLAGTVTLRLDCPPNQPHRAEIAKMMTRPGWRGQGIATALMQVAERLAAERQRTLLVLDTAVDGGASRLYERLGFVLAGIIPDYALKPHGGLTGTMIYWKRIGAAGRAPAPCPQP; translated from the coding sequence GTGTCCGAAATCCGAATCGAAGCGCTGGATCATACCCCGACCACCCGCGAGCGGCTGGCCGAACTCCTGATCGAAGTGGTGGCCGACGGCGGGTCGGTCAGCTTCATGCATCCGCTCGATCCGGAAAAGGCCCGGGCTTTCTGGGACGAAGCTCTGGCCGCACACCAGCGGGGCGAACGGGTCATTTTGGGGGCCTGGGACGGCGAGGTGCTGGCCGGAACGGTCACGTTGCGGCTCGACTGCCCGCCCAACCAACCGCACCGGGCTGAAATCGCCAAGATGATGACCCGCCCCGGCTGGCGCGGCCAGGGCATAGCCACAGCGTTGATGCAGGTGGCCGAGCGGCTGGCAGCGGAGCGGCAGCGCACGCTGCTGGTGCTCGATACGGCCGTAGACGGCGGAGCGTCGCGGCTGTACGAACGGCTGGGATTCGTGCTGGCAGGCATCATTCCGGACTACGCGCTGAAGCCGCACGGTGGGCTGACCGGGACCATGATCTACTGGAAACGGATCGGGGCTGCGGGCAGGGCGCCAGCGCCCTGCCCGCAGCCCTAA
- a CDS encoding helix-turn-helix domain-containing protein, with product MSTIMDETGTLIARRVRIEREVRGWSQAELAERSGVAKATISKIEREEMSPTAVILVRLAGAFDLTLAGLLLRAESEAGRLSRAADQPVWRDPDTGYLRRQVFVRSDHPVEIARIELPARQRVTLPASSYLHIRQVVWVQEGELVIIEDGKRQLLAAGDCLGFGSPSEVTLANETDEPCTYLVVLARG from the coding sequence ATGTCTACGATAATGGACGAAACGGGAACCCTGATCGCCCGGCGCGTCCGGATCGAACGCGAGGTGCGCGGCTGGTCTCAGGCCGAGCTCGCCGAGAGGTCCGGGGTCGCCAAGGCCACCATCAGCAAGATCGAACGCGAGGAAATGAGTCCGACGGCGGTGATCCTGGTCCGTCTGGCCGGGGCTTTTGACCTGACCCTCGCGGGCCTGCTGCTCCGGGCCGAGAGCGAGGCCGGACGCCTGTCACGGGCCGCCGACCAGCCGGTGTGGCGTGACCCTGATACCGGCTACTTGCGCAGGCAGGTGTTCGTTCGCTCCGACCACCCGGTTGAGATCGCCCGGATCGAGCTTCCGGCCCGGCAGCGGGTCACGCTGCCGGCCTCTTCTTACCTGCACATCCGTCAGGTCGTGTGGGTTCAAGAAGGCGAGCTCGTGATCATCGAGGACGGCAAGCGGCAGCTTCTCGCCGCAGGAGACTGCCTGGGTTTCGGCTCGCCCTCGGAGGTGACCCTGGCCAACGAAACCGATGAGCCCTGTACGTATCTGGTCGTTCTCGCCCGGGGGTGA
- a CDS encoding type 1 glutamine amidotransferase domain-containing protein encodes MKLNGKKVAILMTDGFEQVEYTEPRKALEEAGASVEVVSLKTGTVRGWNHTDWGLEAQADRAVADVQADQYDALVLPGGVMNPDNMRRDENVQRFVRGFFAANKPVAAICHAPWTLIDAGVVAGRTLTSYPTLQMDLKNAGANWVDQEVVVDNGLVTSRKPDDLPAFNRKMLEEIAEGVHA; translated from the coding sequence ATGAAGCTGAACGGCAAAAAAGTCGCCATTCTGATGACCGATGGTTTCGAACAGGTAGAGTACACCGAACCTCGCAAGGCCCTCGAGGAGGCCGGAGCCAGCGTCGAGGTGGTCTCGCTCAAGACCGGCACCGTGCGCGGCTGGAACCACACCGATTGGGGCCTCGAGGCGCAGGCGGACCGCGCGGTGGCCGACGTGCAGGCCGACCAGTACGACGCCCTGGTCCTGCCCGGCGGCGTGATGAACCCGGACAACATGCGCCGCGACGAGAACGTGCAGCGCTTCGTGCGCGGCTTCTTTGCGGCGAACAAGCCCGTCGCGGCCATTTGCCACGCGCCCTGGACCCTGATCGACGCGGGGGTGGTTGCAGGCCGCACCCTGACCTCGTACCCCACCTTGCAGATGGACCTCAAGAACGCCGGGGCCAACTGGGTGGACCAGGAAGTCGTGGTGGACAACGGCCTGGTGACCAGCCGCAAGCCGGATGACCTTCCGGCCTTCAACCGCAAAATGCTCGAGGAGATCGCAGAAGGCGTCCACGCCTGA
- a CDS encoding ATP-binding protein, protein MLSAPWSFQALGDARLTGPEGSLGRLERKTAALLVYLALEGPTSRARLASLLWPESPESVARNNLVHLLRRLRRATAADLVDTQDLISLTDALEVDVQRACVLYAQGEYAERAQLEGPLLPGLDYDDCPDLEDWLYATRERLEAQLLESLRREGARLEARGDYAGATRWNERLLQHDPLSEDGHRRRMRLLYLEGDRSGALRAFEVCRERLQRELGVGPHPETEALARQIEASGPLNAPKKSTALPLTALRPPLLIGREEIWARMEQAWTAGQHIYLSGEPGVGKTRLATDFAASRGEVLRLGGRPGDAGVPYATLARALRSVWTPALQRELPSWVRQELARIVPELLSDETPPIGLGETERRRLFEAAARALRGVAGPTHTLLIDDLHYFDPASWEQLMYTLSEFSSSGPAAPRCVLCYREAELPAAWMQQIRQQLGAYEAQHFVIDPLPPATMSKLIDSLELSEIADRSGDLITLSGGNPFYLLENVRHLLEAERDVALGEVGGLGSVVERRLRRLSAPALQVARAAAVLGSDACPEFAAEVLGLPLLDLSLIWQELEGYGVLQRDRFAHDLILEAVMRGLPDSMRTLLQRAAARVLERHQAPAARVGQLWEQAGDLTRAAPKLREAARVAEAALRLHEAAEFCARAAEAYRECDPDARYEALERLVVLRGSLNDHELHQQALRALFEAARGPRQQAGAWLLQNEYHLSLGQARQAEEAARQGSALPHGSTTLEANLKAGLGAALWLQGRLEEAAGALREAVSQLEELGESQDLAANTANLAVILDHLGHYPEAAARHRQACLLLEQVGDRFGLLVERYNLAISLLEAGQARAALEAAEAAGTLEDGLDAAMLNPARGRVTRARALAALGRYAPALNAFEQALALAETADDRQISAYRVYYAELLLDLAQPQRATALLAEALAQPELPQRLRPRARVSMARGQLEQGATETRASLERAAAEEPRTPFNRLTLELLQARLDSPEQALLRLEQTLEAARHHGLEGHLRSAAVLRARALRELGRTDEARACARMARTELLRCEPQGLSGWALRWMLAELLESLEDDAAEPARQDARAWTLEAVRGLPAPMMSALLARTPLAAEVASGGMSVLMLPE, encoded by the coding sequence ATGTTGTCGGCACCGTGGAGCTTTCAGGCGTTGGGAGACGCGCGGTTGACCGGCCCTGAAGGCTCGCTGGGTCGGCTGGAACGCAAAACCGCTGCGCTGCTGGTCTATCTGGCCCTCGAGGGGCCGACTTCGCGTGCCCGGCTGGCGAGCCTGCTGTGGCCCGAGTCACCCGAATCGGTCGCGCGCAACAACCTGGTGCACCTGCTGCGCCGCCTGCGCCGCGCCACCGCAGCGGACCTGGTAGATACCCAGGACCTGATCTCGCTGACCGACGCGCTCGAGGTCGATGTGCAGCGCGCCTGCGTGCTGTACGCCCAGGGTGAGTACGCCGAGCGCGCGCAGCTCGAAGGACCGCTGCTGCCCGGTCTTGACTACGACGATTGCCCGGACCTCGAGGACTGGCTGTATGCGACCCGTGAGCGGCTCGAGGCGCAGTTGCTCGAGTCGCTGCGCCGGGAAGGTGCTCGCCTGGAAGCCAGGGGAGATTACGCGGGAGCCACGCGCTGGAACGAACGCCTGCTGCAGCACGACCCGCTTTCCGAAGACGGTCATCGCCGCCGCATGCGCCTGCTTTACCTCGAGGGGGACCGCAGCGGCGCGCTGCGGGCTTTTGAGGTCTGCCGGGAGCGTTTGCAGCGCGAACTCGGGGTGGGACCGCACCCGGAAACCGAGGCGCTGGCCCGGCAGATCGAGGCCTCCGGTCCGCTGAACGCCCCGAAAAAATCAACGGCGCTGCCGCTGACCGCGCTGCGCCCGCCGCTTCTGATCGGACGCGAGGAGATCTGGGCGCGCATGGAGCAGGCCTGGACCGCCGGACAGCACATCTACCTCAGCGGCGAGCCGGGCGTGGGGAAAACGCGGCTCGCCACCGATTTTGCCGCCTCGAGGGGCGAGGTGCTGCGCCTGGGCGGACGTCCGGGCGACGCGGGCGTGCCCTATGCCACGCTCGCGCGGGCGCTGCGCAGCGTCTGGACACCTGCGCTCCAGCGCGAACTGCCCTCCTGGGTGCGCCAGGAACTGGCGCGCATCGTGCCCGAGTTGCTGAGCGACGAAACCCCGCCGATCGGCTTGGGCGAAACCGAACGCCGCCGGCTGTTCGAGGCGGCTGCTCGCGCGCTGCGCGGGGTGGCAGGGCCCACCCACACGTTGCTGATCGATGACCTGCACTACTTCGACCCGGCGTCGTGGGAGCAGCTGATGTACACGCTGTCCGAGTTCTCGTCGTCTGGCCCGGCCGCGCCGCGCTGCGTGCTGTGTTACCGCGAGGCTGAACTTCCCGCCGCCTGGATGCAGCAGATCCGCCAGCAGCTGGGTGCTTACGAGGCGCAACACTTCGTCATCGATCCCCTGCCGCCGGCCACGATGTCGAAGCTGATCGACAGCCTCGAGCTCAGCGAGATCGCCGATCGTTCCGGGGACCTGATCACCCTCAGCGGCGGAAACCCGTTTTACCTGCTCGAGAACGTCCGGCACCTGCTCGAGGCCGAACGCGACGTTGCCTTGGGCGAGGTGGGCGGGCTGGGCAGCGTGGTGGAGCGGCGGCTGCGGCGCCTTTCGGCACCGGCCCTGCAGGTCGCGCGCGCGGCGGCGGTCCTCGGCTCGGATGCCTGCCCGGAATTCGCTGCCGAGGTGCTGGGACTGCCGCTGCTCGACCTGTCCCTGATCTGGCAGGAGCTCGAGGGATACGGCGTGTTGCAGCGCGATCGCTTCGCGCATGACCTGATCCTCGAGGCGGTCATGCGCGGGTTGCCCGATTCGATGCGGACCCTGCTGCAGCGTGCGGCGGCCCGGGTGCTCGAGCGGCACCAGGCTCCGGCCGCGCGCGTGGGACAGCTGTGGGAACAGGCCGGGGACCTGACGCGCGCCGCTCCCAAGCTGCGCGAGGCCGCGCGGGTGGCCGAGGCTGCCCTGCGCCTGCACGAGGCTGCCGAGTTCTGCGCCCGGGCGGCAGAAGCGTACCGTGAATGTGACCCGGATGCCCGCTACGAGGCCCTCGAACGGCTTGTGGTGCTGCGCGGCAGCCTGAACGATCACGAGCTGCACCAGCAGGCACTTCGCGCGCTGTTCGAGGCGGCGCGCGGACCCCGGCAGCAGGCGGGTGCTTGGCTGCTGCAGAACGAGTACCACCTGAGCCTGGGCCAGGCCCGGCAGGCCGAGGAGGCCGCGCGGCAAGGCAGCGCGCTGCCGCACGGCTCCACGACCCTCGAGGCGAACCTCAAAGCCGGACTGGGGGCGGCCCTGTGGCTGCAAGGCCGCCTCGAGGAGGCCGCCGGGGCGCTGCGCGAGGCGGTCTCGCAGCTCGAGGAGCTGGGAGAGAGCCAGGATCTGGCGGCCAACACCGCCAATCTGGCGGTGATCCTCGATCACCTGGGTCACTACCCCGAGGCTGCCGCCCGCCACCGCCAGGCCTGCTTGCTGCTCGAGCAGGTCGGGGACCGCTTCGGCCTGCTGGTCGAGCGCTATAACCTGGCGATCTCGCTGCTCGAGGCCGGACAGGCCAGAGCGGCCCTTGAGGCCGCCGAGGCTGCCGGGACGCTCGAGGACGGGCTGGACGCGGCCATGCTCAATCCGGCGCGTGGGCGCGTCACCCGCGCGCGGGCGCTGGCGGCGCTGGGCCGCTATGCTCCGGCCCTGAACGCGTTCGAGCAGGCCCTGGCGCTGGCCGAAACGGCCGATGACCGTCAGATCAGCGCGTACCGCGTGTACTATGCCGAACTGCTGCTCGACCTCGCTCAGCCGCAACGGGCAACCGCGCTGTTGGCCGAGGCCCTCGCGCAGCCCGAACTGCCGCAGCGTCTGCGCCCGCGCGCCCGGGTCAGCATGGCGCGCGGGCAGCTCGAGCAGGGTGCTACGGAAACCCGTGCGTCCCTCGAGCGCGCCGCAGCGGAGGAGCCGCGTACCCCCTTTAACCGGCTTACCCTGGAACTGCTGCAGGCTCGGCTGGATTCGCCGGAGCAGGCCCTCTTGCGCCTCGAGCAGACCCTCGAGGCGGCGCGCCACCACGGCCTTGAGGGGCACCTGCGCAGCGCAGCGGTGCTGCGCGCGCGGGCGCTGCGTGAACTCGGGCGTACGGACGAGGCCCGCGCCTGCGCCCGGATGGCCCGCACCGAGCTGCTGCGCTGCGAGCCGCAGGGCCTTTCCGGCTGGGCGCTGCGTTGGATGCTGGCCGAACTGCTCGAAAGTCTGGAAGACGACGCAGCCGAGCCCGCACGTCAGGATGCGCGGGCCTGGACCCTCGAGGCCGTTCGCGGGCTTCCCGCGCCGATGATGAGCGCGCTGCTGGCGCGCACGCCGCTGGCGGCGGAGGTCGCGTCCGGGGGGATGTCTGTGCTCATGCTTCCCGAGTGA
- a CDS encoding FG-GAP repeat domain-containing protein produces the protein MRFVPLVLILLLEAALAASSPPPVYPLLRLEPGVVSRGELIGGRALGRWLGPRETALRLDGRARYRVFSLQHELALLRAHAPLSAGVPCAGNLSLRVRVPVALPGTEPLYAFAAPWNPLPRRPVALSAQTRTYRDLVAAALRSKGLARPQVHVEQVLQVDLDADGHLEVIIVANSRAGRPAARAAAGDYAGVWVRQQVDGRVRLLALEQEVHVRAGSAAPSRVRVGALLDLDGDGRLEVIVSGKTAVGVWTSVFSLAGGQMSKVLRWGCGA, from the coding sequence TTGCGCTTTGTCCCGCTTGTTCTGATTCTGCTGTTAGAAGCGGCGCTGGCCGCTTCCTCTCCGCCCCCGGTTTACCCGTTGTTGCGCCTCGAGCCGGGCGTGGTCAGCCGTGGCGAGCTGATCGGCGGACGGGCCCTGGGTCGCTGGCTGGGGCCACGCGAAACTGCCCTGCGGCTCGACGGGCGCGCGCGTTACCGGGTATTTTCGCTGCAGCACGAACTGGCCCTGCTGCGGGCGCACGCGCCGCTGAGCGCCGGGGTGCCCTGCGCCGGGAACCTGAGCCTACGGGTGCGCGTTCCGGTGGCGTTGCCCGGCACGGAGCCGCTGTACGCCTTTGCGGCACCCTGGAACCCCCTGCCGCGCCGCCCGGTCGCGCTGTCTGCGCAGACCCGCACCTACCGGGATCTGGTGGCCGCTGCGCTGCGCAGCAAGGGACTCGCCCGGCCGCAGGTTCACGTGGAGCAGGTGCTACAGGTGGACCTGGACGCCGATGGTCACCTCGAGGTCATCATCGTCGCCAACAGCCGGGCCGGTCGTCCGGCGGCCCGGGCGGCCGCCGGAGATTACGCCGGGGTGTGGGTGCGACAGCAGGTGGACGGTCGTGTGCGGTTGCTGGCCCTCGAGCAGGAGGTGCACGTGCGGGCCGGGTCCGCCGCGCCGAGCCGGGTGCGGGTGGGTGCGCTGCTCGATCTGGACGGAGACGGTCGCCTCGAGGTGATCGTGAGCGGAAAAACCGCTGTGGGCGTGTGGACTTCGGTGTTCTCGCTGGCAGGAGGGCAGATGTCGAAGGTCTTGAGGTGGGGCTGCGGGGCTTGA
- a CDS encoding M66 family metalloprotease translates to MNYPRWTSLLTALMLTGLTACGGGTVPTNPTTPPGASEPDPTPPADPTPPSGPTEPTNPATPVPGGPDLYISKVEFGQTVLRQDLALVGNKPALLRAYVLSSKSNVPASVQAQVYRNGQLLGNLPLQGPATLPTSEQPASLNQTFRGTLPAAWVSSGLEVRLAVDPDNAVGEANESNNARSVKPAVGRATVLKLRSVPIVLNGRTGRVTSPASLLVRSWPLAGVDEDQRAPLTYGGSVGPSSGWENLLDTLNRACVADASDRTYLGFVPVSYNSGIAGIAYVGAPTGLTWDYPTSAPGVSSHELGHTFGIGHAPCNVQGAPDYPVSDGRLDTWGYDASSGRLVDPANTYDVMSYCDPTWTSSYSYEKARTFLNGSRATVQSLASAQSGPVLLVSGHLEGDRVVLDPLLRLTSRALLPQGGDFELVLETASGEVRRSFAAYRSSEDGHPSFAFSLPDPGEVRSVRVLRGGAELYRAQGGVRPQSLSAAKLEASETASALQLSWNAQAYPYVAVAHLGAERSTLAVQLEGGKAELSTLGLEEGGTFEITLSDGMNSVIHRIQR, encoded by the coding sequence ATGAACTATCCCCGATGGACTTCACTGCTGACGGCCCTGATGCTGACCGGCCTGACCGCCTGCGGCGGCGGGACCGTACCAACCAACCCCACGACCCCTCCGGGTGCCAGCGAACCCGATCCCACCCCGCCTGCTGATCCCACGCCCCCTTCCGGTCCTACCGAGCCCACCAACCCGGCCACGCCGGTGCCCGGGGGTCCGGACCTGTACATCTCGAAGGTCGAGTTCGGTCAGACCGTGCTGCGCCAGGATCTGGCGCTGGTCGGCAACAAGCCTGCGCTGCTCCGCGCCTACGTGCTGTCCAGCAAGTCCAATGTGCCCGCCAGCGTGCAGGCCCAGGTCTACCGCAACGGGCAACTGCTCGGAAACCTGCCGCTGCAGGGCCCCGCAACCCTGCCGACCAGCGAACAGCCCGCCAGTTTGAACCAGACCTTCCGGGGCACGCTGCCTGCGGCCTGGGTCAGCTCCGGCCTCGAGGTGCGCCTCGCGGTGGACCCGGATAACGCGGTTGGCGAGGCGAACGAATCCAACAACGCCCGCAGCGTCAAGCCCGCCGTCGGCCGGGCCACCGTGCTGAAGCTGCGCTCGGTGCCGATCGTGCTCAACGGCCGTACCGGCCGTGTCACCTCGCCTGCGTCCCTGCTGGTTCGTTCCTGGCCGCTGGCCGGCGTGGACGAGGACCAGCGGGCTCCCTTGACCTACGGGGGTAGCGTGGGGCCGAGCAGCGGTTGGGAAAATCTGCTCGATACCTTAAACCGTGCCTGCGTGGCCGATGCCAGCGACCGCACGTACCTGGGCTTCGTTCCGGTCAGCTACAACTCGGGCATCGCCGGCATCGCCTATGTGGGTGCGCCGACCGGGCTGACCTGGGATTACCCCACCAGCGCTCCCGGTGTCTCGTCGCACGAACTGGGCCATACTTTCGGCATCGGGCACGCGCCGTGCAACGTGCAGGGCGCCCCCGACTATCCGGTGAGCGACGGCCGTCTGGACACCTGGGGTTACGACGCCAGCAGCGGCCGCCTGGTCGACCCTGCCAACACCTATGACGTGATGAGCTACTGCGACCCGACCTGGACCTCCTCGTACAGCTACGAGAAGGCCCGGACCTTCCTGAACGGCAGCCGCGCCACCGTGCAGTCCCTGGCGTCTGCCCAGAGCGGTCCGGTGCTGCTGGTCAGCGGTCACCTCGAGGGAGACCGTGTGGTCCTGGACCCGCTGCTGCGTCTGACCTCGCGCGCGCTGCTGCCGCAGGGCGGGGACTTCGAGCTGGTCCTCGAGACCGCCTCGGGCGAGGTGCGGCGCTCGTTTGCCGCCTACCGCTCGTCGGAGGACGGCCATCCCTCCTTCGCCTTCTCGCTGCCCGATCCGGGCGAGGTGCGCAGCGTGCGGGTCCTGCGGGGCGGAGCCGAGCTGTACCGCGCTCAGGGCGGCGTGCGCCCGCAGAGCCTGAGCGCGGCCAAGCTCGAGGCCAGCGAGACGGCGAGCGCGCTGCAACTGAGCTGGAACGCGCAGGCGTACCCGTACGTGGCGGTCGCTCACCTGGGCGCCGAGCGCTCCACCCTGGCGGTGCAGCTCGAGGGCGGCAAGGCCGAGCTGTCCACGCTGGGCCTCGAGGAGGGCGGCACTTTCGAGATCACGCTGTCCGACGGAATGAATTCGGTGATTCACAGAATTCAGCGTTAA
- a CDS encoding MFS transporter — protein MSAPFRGFRTFLTVWATQSLSVFGSAVMLFAVNLWLAQTLFAAPEQQPQLALTLTLVNLAYGLPFVFLAPLAGVWVDRYDRGRIMFVANLGSGVISLLMAAAMATGALSPTLLVLAMLVLACLGTCHGLALDASYVHLVEESDLARANAMMQTTESLSRVLSPALAAAVVALPALAAAGTLPAGLNQVLSGIRDGAVLALALDGVSFLVAALPLLWLRIPGPERKEAATPERRSLWADALEGVRFLRGSGVLLALLAMFALVNVCTWPIGLFETLLVKTNLEADAASRGIALAGAMATITTAVGAGGVISGLVVSAWGGLRRRRILGMLLPILVLGLALATFGASRELPLSAVAMFLIGAMIPISNAHSRALWQTQVPRELQGRVFALRRMVAQASGPISLAVIGWLSGLVAPGAIAVALGGFLAFFALLQLFNPVLMRVDELVPHSPVSVPKRSS, from the coding sequence GTGAGCGCGCCGTTTCGCGGCTTCCGCACTTTTCTGACCGTCTGGGCGACCCAGTCACTCTCGGTCTTTGGCAGTGCCGTGATGCTGTTCGCGGTCAACCTGTGGCTGGCCCAGACCCTCTTTGCCGCACCCGAACAACAGCCGCAACTGGCCCTGACCCTGACCCTGGTCAATCTGGCCTACGGCCTGCCGTTCGTGTTCCTGGCACCGCTGGCCGGCGTGTGGGTTGACCGCTACGACCGGGGTCGCATCATGTTCGTCGCCAACTTGGGGTCCGGGGTCATCAGCCTGCTGATGGCGGCCGCCATGGCCACCGGAGCGCTCTCCCCGACGCTGCTGGTGCTGGCTATGCTGGTGCTGGCCTGCCTGGGCACCTGCCACGGGCTCGCCCTCGACGCCTCCTACGTCCACTTGGTCGAGGAAAGCGATCTGGCGCGCGCCAACGCCATGATGCAGACCACCGAGTCGCTCTCGCGGGTGCTCTCCCCGGCCCTTGCGGCCGCGGTCGTGGCCCTGCCGGCCCTTGCGGCCGCCGGAACGCTGCCCGCTGGGCTGAACCAGGTGCTCAGCGGCATTCGTGACGGTGCGGTCTTGGCCCTGGCCCTCGACGGGGTCAGCTTCCTGGTCGCGGCTCTGCCGTTGCTGTGGCTGCGCATTCCCGGTCCCGAGCGCAAAGAGGCCGCAACCCCTGAGCGACGCAGCCTGTGGGCCGACGCCCTCGAGGGCGTGCGCTTTCTGCGCGGCAGCGGCGTGCTGCTGGCCCTGCTGGCCATGTTTGCCCTGGTTAACGTCTGCACCTGGCCGATCGGCCTGTTCGAGACGTTGCTGGTCAAAACCAACCTCGAGGCCGACGCGGCCTCGAGGGGAATCGCGCTGGCCGGGGCCATGGCGACCATCACCACCGCCGTGGGCGCGGGCGGGGTGATCAGCGGCCTGGTGGTGAGTGCCTGGGGAGGCCTGCGCCGCCGCCGCATCCTGGGCATGCTGCTGCCGATCCTGGTGCTGGGTCTGGCCCTGGCAACCTTCGGTGCCTCGCGGGAATTGCCCCTGAGTGCCGTCGCCATGTTCCTGATCGGGGCAATGATTCCGATTTCCAACGCGCACTCGCGGGCCCTGTGGCAGACCCAGGTGCCGCGCGAGTTGCAGGGACGGGTGTTCGCCCTGCGGCGAATGGTCGCGCAGGCCAGCGGCCCGATCAGCCTGGCGGTCATCGGCTGGCTCAGCGGTCTGGTCGCTCCGGGAGCGATCGCGGTGGCCCTGGGCGGTTTTCTGGCGTTCTTTGCGCTGCTGCAGCTCTTTAATCCGGTGCTGATGCGCGTGGATGAACTGGTGCCCCATTCGCCCGTATCGGTTCCGAAGCGGAGTTCCTGA